In one window of Plasmodium berghei ANKA genome assembly, chromosome: 14 DNA:
- a CDS encoding eukaryotic translation initation factor 4 gamma, putative — MSCIDVKQENVQNIDKNVNKIKDDIKTDTNKKEGNNENGTRFNKNNENTGNKWGGLRNESNKIFRNTNKLNDNNNKRDNLTDENNRRLDKDGNLGNFRTNYFNNEINNANNNTEFNKSNYNKNMNNSENQKYNFNRNFKNNYNKNRNNFNMKYGNTNTTIGLGDETNNNNSDNILSMNNLSNYANSEMNPNNPKMGNTSNYNNLPDGNFNNNMNSKVFFKNNKFNKFGSQNNTDSSNNFNNINFKDNKQNINYKKQSNNNPMNRNISMDENMNYSNMENENNSGMNNSPNYKSKYDNSNNSNVIKNDMSFREENTKYYGNNHNSNNNLSPSVNAHNNNTSREHSRNPFFMNNKKNNVVNDNANKNNRMDFMNIPNNENMNQPNNIYMQNNNYNDVNNYSNINVSNNYMNDNNLKKNIDSSNLPHMDTMRGNNNDDGYFVKREFTNENNNQNNIIKNTTGNMDASTYIMNTFAAFNNNSTNNSNTNNNNNDNDKNIINNSSNNNSNDKHSDHMNTSNNKSNNNGDEEFDEWGELGEDKYIDINSIIKQKNVILNQLGANLNDMTKKGNDNKNKKKIKSKKDNLFTPDNLNIPAASLASDKKKNKKNKNKNGKNDNNTKENNNMIDKEKNKQNTNNLVNKKKIEKTLNATNNSTQQKNEEKQLDNINNIQSHIQKNNETVGAKEIENTENKNEEPKEEAIKPSKAIYVFKKKENMHPLEFMKRQIKSLLNKLTVENFPIITEKMCQIMDSRINTDEIQTVVNEVINKAVLEHDWSEMYADLCQALKWRSPNFEMKKKSSFEIALLKKIQEEYENLPSTFESTMKEKLKNDENEEELSFAEQKQKKRLFGIVKLIGELFQRQIVSISIVISITHDLLIAYDEPKEYCIEAFLQLIYSTGFFIDKMEKYKNVLDTWFGRLKELQRKKMYSKRIKFVIQDVFDLRLSEWRKKTHKDTAKGLNELRSQLETEEMMGGSIHLAQLGNIVIVGERHNIRNNESYSKYMQEQERLSKLNQKK; from the exons atgagctGTATAGATGTGAAGCAAGAGAATGTACaaaatattgataaaaacgtaaataaa ATTAAAGATGATATAAAAACCGatactaataaaaaagaaggAAACAACGAAAACGGAACGAG ATTCAACAAAAACAATGAAAATACAGGAAATAAGTGGGGTGGTTTGAGAAATGAAtctaataaaatttttagaaatacaaataagctaaatgacaataataataaaagagaTAACTTAAcagatgaaaataataggAGATTGGATAAAGATGGTAATTTAGGAAATTTCcgaacaaattattttaacaacgaaataaataatgcgAATAATAACACTGAATTTAACAAAtctaattataataaaaatatgaataattcagaaaatcaaaaatataattttaacagaaattttaaaaataactacaataaaaatagaaacaATTTTAACATGAAATACGGGAATACAAATACAACAATCGGATTAGGAGATGAAAcgaacaataataatagtgatAACATATTGTCCATGAACAATCTAAGCAACTATGCAAATAGTGAAATGAATCCAAATAATCCCAAAATGGGAAATACCAGCAATTACAACAATTTGCCTGATGGCAATTTCAATAACAATATGAATAGcaaagttttttttaaaaacaataaatttaataaatttggtTCTCAAAATAATACTGATTCttctaataattttaataatataaattttaaggataacaaacaaaatattaattataagaAGCAATCTAATAATAATCCAATGAACCGAAATATAAGCATGGATGAAAACATGAATTATAGTAATAtggaaaatgaaaataatagtggAATGAATAATTCACCTAATTACAAATCAAAATACGacaatagtaataatagtaatgtaataaaaaatgatatgtCTTTTAGAGaagaaaatacaaaatactACGGAAATAATCacaattcaaataataatttaagcCCAAGTGTCAATGCGCACAATAATAACACCAGTAGGGAACATTCACGAAatcctttttttatgaataataaaaagaataacGTGGTTAATGATAATgcgaataaaaataataggaTGGATTTTATGAACATTccaaataatgaaaatatgaatcaaccaaataatatttacatgcaaaataacaattacaatgatgtaaataattactcgaatataaatgtatcaaataattatatgaatgataataatttaaaaaaaaatatagattcATCTAATTTGCCTCACATGGATACGATGAGAggcaataataatgatgacGGATATTTTGTAAAGAGAGAATTtacaaatgaaaataataatcaaaataatataataaaaaatacaaccGGTAATATGGATGCtagtacatatattatgaatacATTCGCAgcatttaataataattctacaaataatagtaatactaacaataataataatgataatgacaaaaatatcataaataattcCAGTAACAACAATTCTAATGATAAACATTCTGATCACATGAATACgtcaaataataaaagtaacAACAATGGAGATGAAGAATTTGATGAATGGGGAGAATTAGGAgaagataaatatatagacattaattctattattaaacaaaaaaatgttatattaaACCAACTAGGTgcaaatttaaatgatatgacaaaaaaaggcaatgataataaaaataaaaaaaaaataaaatcgaaGAAAGATAACCTATTTACACCAGATAATTTAAACATACCAGCAGCATCACTAGCTAgcgataaaaaaaaaaataaaaaaaataaaaacaaaaatggaaaaaatgataataatacaaaagaaaataataatatgatagacaaagaaaaaaataagcaaaATACCAATAATTtagttaataaaaaaaaaatagaaaaaacaCTTAACGCAACTAATAATTCCAcacaacaaaaaaatgaagaaaaacaattagataatattaataatattcaaTCACATatccaaaaaaataatgaaactGTAGGTGCTAaagaaattgaaaatactgaaaataaaaacgaaGAGCCAAAGGAAGAAGCTATCAAGCCTTCTAAAgctatatatgtatttaaaaaaaaagaaaacatgCATCCTCTTGAATTTATGAAAAGGCAAATCAAAAGTTTACTTAATAAATTAACTGTGGAAAATTTCCCCATTATAACTGAAAAAATGTGCCAAATTATGGATTCACGTATAAATACTGATGAAATACAAACAGTTGTAAATGAAGTTATTAATAAGGCTGTTTTGGAACATGATTGGTCAGAAATGTATGCCGATCTTTGCCAg gCACTAAAATGGAGATCCCCTAATTTTgagatgaaaaaaaaatcatccTTTGAAATTGCATtgcttaaaaaaattcaagAAGAGTACGAGAATTTACCTAGTACCTTTGAATCGACtatgaaagaaaaattaaaaaatgatgaaaacgAAGAAGAATTAAGTTTTGCCGAGcaaaagcaaaaaaaaagattaTTTGGAATAGTAAAATTAATAGGAGAATTATTCCAAAGACAAATTGTATCGATATCTATTGTTATAAGTATTACACATGATTTATTAATAGCATATGATGAACCTAAGGAATATTGTATAGAAGCATTTCTTCAGCTTATTTATTCAACTggattttttattgataaaatggaaaaatataaaaatgtgttaGATACATGGTTTGGTAGATTAAAGGAATtacaaagaaaaaaaatgtattccAAAAGAATTAAGTTTGTTATACAAGATGTTTTTGATTTAAGATTATCTGAAtggagaaaaaaaacacacaAAGATACAGCAAAAGGCTTAAATGAATTAAGATCACAATTAGAAACTGAAGAAATGATGGGAGGGTCAATTCATTTGGCGCAATTAGGTAATATTGTTATCGTAGGTGAAAGGCACAACATAAGGAATAATGAGTCTTACtctaaatatatgcaaGAACAAGAGAGATTAAGTAAgttaaatcaaaaaaaataa
- a CDS encoding 2-oxoisovalerate dehydrogenase subunit alpha, mitochondrial — protein MMNTLQKFVCRNNKLLKLCSKRKICNLTKQNKFSGYKIYTDGLIHSEFSTDLKTVNEVAKLPIFRILDTNGNLLDGHTAPFEDEEVLNLYKQMVEFSIWDEIFYGIQRQGRISFYIVNDGEEGLQYGIGKALTVDDHLYCQYRETGILLSRGFTYEDILNQLFGTKYDEGKGRQMCICYTKKDLNIHSITTPLGSQLSHAAGCGYALKLDNKKAVAATFCGDGSSSEGDFYAAVNFSSVRQSQTMFICKNNLYAISTSIKDQYRGDGIAPRALSLGVESIRVDGNDLFASYLATKKMRDICVQESKPVFMEFMSYRYGHHSTSDDSSLYRPKEENDAWKKEGVHPISRLFLYLKNKNLYTDNEDQLHRKSVKEKVLKELKKYENIKRYNIVGGLFENVYHEEDWNLKEQREQFEEFFKENKNNYDTSRFEN, from the coding sequence ATGATGAACACTTTGCAAAAATTTGTATGCAGGAATAATAAACTCCTAAAGTTATGTTCCAAAAGAAAGATATGTAACTTAactaaacaaaataaattttcagGGTATAAAATTTACACAGATGGGTTAATTCATTCCGAATTTTCTACAGATTTAAAAACAGTAAATGAAGTTGCAAAACTTCCAATATTTCGTATTTTGGATACGAATGGAAATTTATTAGATGGCCACACTGCACCGTTTGAAGATGAAGAAGTATTAAACTTGTATAAACAGATGGTGGAATTTTCGATATGggatgaaatattttatggtATTCAAAGACAAGGAAGaatatcattttatatagtAAACGATGGAGAAGAAGGCTTACAATATGGAATCGGTAAAGCCTTAACTGTAGATGATCATTTATATTGCCAATATAGAGAAACTGGTATTTTATTAAGTAGAGGTTTTACTTATGAAGATATACTTAATCAACTTTTTGGAACGAAATATGATGAAGGCAAAGGAAGACAAATGTGTATATGTTATACTAAGAAAGATTTAAACATTCATTCAATTACTACACCATTAGGGTCGCAACTGTCTCATGCTGCTGGTTGTGGTTATGCATTAAAGTTAGATAACAAAAAAGCAGTTGCTGCTACATTCTGTGGTGACGGATCGTCATCTGAAGGCGATTTTTATGCTGCTGTAAATTTTTCCTCTGTAAGACAATCCCAAACTATgtttatttgtaaaaataatttatacgCTATATCAACATCTATAAAAGATCAATATAGAGGAGACGGTATTGCTCCTAGAGCATTATCATTAGGTGTGGAATCTATCAGGGTCGATGGAAATGATTTGTTCGCTAGTTATTTAGCTaccaaaaaaatgagaGATATTTGTGTTCAAGAATCTAAGCCAGTTTTTATGGAATTTATGTCCTACAGGTATGGGCATCATAGTACTTCGGACGACTCGAGTTTGTATCGAccaaaagaagaaaatgatgCATGGAAAAAAGAAGGAGTTCATCCAATAAGCAGATTATTCttgtatttaaaaaataaaaatttgtacACAGATAACGAAGATCAACTACACAGAAAAAGTGTCAAAGAAAAGGtattaaaagaattaaaaaaatatgaaaatattaaaagatataatattgtaggaggattatttgaaaatgtATATCATGAAGAAGATTGGAACCTTAAGGAACAAAGAGAACAGTTTGAGGAATTTTttaaggaaaataaaaataattatgacaCTTCAAGATTTGAAAATTAG
- a CDS encoding ubiquitin-like protein nedd8 homologue, putative — protein MQILVKTLTGKRQSFNFEPSSSVLQIKMAIEEREGIDAKQIRLIFSGKQMHDDMKLSDYRVIPGSTIHMILQLRGGTN, from the exons ATGCAAATATTAGTAAAAACACTAACAGGAAAAAGAcaatcatttaattttgagCCTTCTAGTTCCGTTTTGCAAATAAAGATGGCTATTGAAGAAAGAGAGGGCATTGATGCGAAACAAATAAGACTTATATTCTCAg gGAAACAAATGCACGATGATATGAAACTAAGCGACTACAGAGTTATACCTGGCTCAACAATTCATATGATTTTACAACTAAGGGGAGGAActaattga